Proteins encoded together in one Microcaecilia unicolor chromosome 3, aMicUni1.1, whole genome shotgun sequence window:
- the SAMD5 gene encoding sterile alpha motif domain-containing protein 5: MCTNVVYEWLKALQLLQYAESFVDNGYDDLEVCKQIGEPDLDAIGVLIPQHRRKIHAAVRRLKEEEKQSDTGLYFTLEPQGLPPLEIYPRHLARAWWEAPRAQHGLQTGFKGHSVDRDLVTYPKLKLKIMIRDKLVKDGINLSKPPYSNKRLQTSHFDYCSALLIGLLSRKWLRTLQLI; the protein is encoded by the exons ATGTGCACCAACGTCGTTTACGAGTGGCTGAAAGCCTTGCAGCTCTTGCAGTACGCGGAATCCTTCGTGGATAACGGCTACGACGACCTGGAAGTTTGCAAACAGATCGGGGAGCCGGATTTAGATGCGATAGGGGTGCTGATCCCCCAGCACCGGCGCAAGATCCACGCCGCGGTGCGCAGgctgaaggaagaggaaaagCAGAGCGACACGGGCCTCTATTTTACCCTGGAGCCCCAAGGATTGCCCCCCCTGGAGATTTACCCCAGGCACCTGGCCAGAGCTTGGTGGGAGGCCCCCAGGGCCCAGCACGGTTTACAGACTGGTTTCAAGGGCCACTCGGTGGACAGGGATCTGGTGACTTATCCGAAACTGAAACTCAAGATAATGATCAGGGATAAACTGGTCAAGGACGGGATTAACCTGAGCAAGCCCCCTTACTCCAATAAG AGGTTGCAAACTTCACATTTTGATTACTGCAGTGCTCTACTGATTGGTCTGCTATCCCGCAAGTGGCTCAGAACTCTGCAGCTCATCTAA